The following coding sequences lie in one Pseudomonas sp. B33.4 genomic window:
- a CDS encoding EscU/YscU/HrcU family type III secretion system export apparatus switch protein, giving the protein MNDSTAPRQAIALKYDGNHAPTLTAKGDDELAEEILRIARDCEVPIYENAELVRLLARMELGDSIPEELYRTIAEIIAFAWNLKGKFPEGQDPNAPMVEKDVTLRGDDY; this is encoded by the coding sequence ATGAACGATTCCACTGCCCCACGCCAGGCCATCGCCCTCAAGTACGACGGCAACCACGCCCCGACACTCACCGCCAAGGGTGATGACGAACTGGCCGAAGAAATCCTGCGCATCGCTCGCGATTGCGAGGTGCCGATCTATGAAAATGCCGAATTGGTGCGCTTGTTGGCGCGGATGGAACTGGGCGACAGCATTCCAGAGGAGCTTTACCGGACGATCGCCGAGATCATTGCGTTTGCGTGGAATCTGAAGGGCAAATTCCCCGAAGGGCAGGACCCGAATGCGCCGATGGTCGAGAAGGATGTGACCCTGCGCGGCGATGATTACTAA
- a CDS encoding flagellar hook-length control protein FliK produces MTGEMNILPLPPTTPATARPQVGELLKLLTPVEGLIAAGQSAKAEVLSLKQADQTFQLLLKVTVDGGRQTTVQATSNLPLPQGTSLAITQPSAGNLAITVQQAIASSVAALTRIDTAQLPVGTLLQGKVLTSQILPQTPGQAAVFRSLVTLLNTAQSGSTLTIDSPQPLRIGTLLSALVEDAQTLKFLPMSSRQEQLAVSQQLVGQQSRQASLNGLLNALQNLPPADDSTSADLRAVVDKLLAGLPDVQQLSTAKGVALALANSGVFLEAKLLSGQNPTLAQDMKADLLKLIAQLTPGLPNSTSFNAIIAANTLAQALPSFVRNALGMLGQVSAKPVPSSFPLPERLLQSLDGEGDLEQLLRLAAAAVSRLQSHQLSSLEQTGVTDDGRLLSTWQLEIPMRNLQDIVPLQVKFQREEAPEREPQPNERRDEREPKQQLWRVDLAFDMEPLGPMQIQAQLIAGSLSSQLWAERPYTADLIENNLFALRQRLLDRGLNVGDIDCHLGTPPQGNQTRLEHRWVDETA; encoded by the coding sequence ATGACAGGCGAAATGAACATCCTCCCGCTCCCGCCCACTACCCCGGCGACCGCTCGCCCGCAGGTCGGTGAGCTACTCAAGCTGCTGACCCCGGTCGAAGGCCTGATTGCCGCCGGGCAAAGCGCCAAGGCCGAGGTGTTGTCGCTCAAGCAGGCGGATCAGACTTTTCAGTTATTGCTCAAGGTGACCGTCGACGGCGGACGCCAGACCACCGTGCAAGCGACCAGCAATCTGCCGCTGCCGCAAGGCACCAGTCTGGCGATCACTCAGCCCTCGGCGGGCAACCTGGCGATAACCGTGCAGCAGGCCATCGCCAGCAGCGTCGCCGCCCTCACCCGCATCGATACCGCGCAGTTGCCGGTCGGCACGCTGCTGCAAGGCAAGGTGCTGACCTCGCAAATACTGCCGCAGACGCCGGGGCAAGCCGCGGTATTCCGTTCGCTGGTCACGCTGCTCAACACTGCGCAGAGCGGCAGCACTCTGACCATCGACAGCCCGCAGCCGCTGCGCATTGGCACCTTGCTTTCGGCGCTGGTGGAAGACGCTCAAACCCTCAAGTTCTTGCCGATGAGCAGTCGTCAGGAACAACTCGCCGTGAGTCAGCAACTGGTCGGCCAGCAAAGTCGGCAGGCTTCGCTCAACGGGCTGCTGAACGCACTACAGAATCTGCCGCCAGCCGATGACTCGACCTCTGCAGATTTGCGCGCAGTGGTCGACAAATTGCTCGCCGGCCTTCCGGACGTGCAACAGCTGAGCACCGCCAAAGGCGTGGCGCTGGCCTTGGCCAACAGCGGCGTGTTCCTCGAAGCCAAACTGCTGAGCGGACAGAACCCGACGCTGGCCCAGGACATGAAGGCCGATCTGCTCAAGCTGATCGCACAACTGACGCCGGGCCTGCCGAACAGCACCAGTTTCAACGCGATCATCGCCGCCAACACCCTGGCGCAAGCGCTGCCTAGTTTCGTGCGCAACGCCCTCGGCATGCTCGGCCAGGTCAGCGCGAAACCGGTACCCAGCAGTTTCCCGCTGCCCGAGCGTTTGCTGCAAAGCCTGGACGGCGAAGGCGATCTGGAACAGTTGCTTCGCCTCGCCGCCGCCGCCGTTTCGCGCCTGCAAAGCCATCAACTGTCGAGCCTGGAACAAACCGGCGTTACTGATGACGGACGCCTGCTCAGCACCTGGCAGCTGGAAATTCCCATGCGCAATCTGCAGGACATCGTGCCGCTGCAGGTCAAGTTTCAGCGTGAAGAAGCGCCGGAGCGAGAGCCGCAACCGAATGAACGTCGCGACGAGCGCGAGCCCAAACAGCAACTGTGGCGCGTCGATCTGGCATTCGACATGGAACCGCTCGGGCCGATGCAGATTCAGGCGCAACTGATCGCCGGCAGCCTGTCCAGCCAACTGTGGGCCGAACGGCCGTACACGGCGGACCTGATCGAAAACAACCTGTTCGCCTTGCGCCAGCGCCTGCTTGATCGCGGGCTCAACGTCGGCGACATCGACTGCCACCTCGGCACCCCGCCGCAAGGCAACCAAACCCGTCTCGAACACCGCTGGGTCGACGAAACCGCATGA